From Cecembia calidifontis, one genomic window encodes:
- a CDS encoding cell division protein FtsQ/DivIB, whose amino-acid sequence MKIRFRKGFLLFVLLLILVVFIGFIEKKSAGRRLAGVEVYVKSVSDVYFVDEKDVLQTLKAEFPLLEQGTALAEINLYNIERKVESHPFVKKAEVFSDQKGNIKVEIEQHIPVARISRPRAADGYVSTEGIILPTSSKYTSRVLILYGNYAESLLNKQNLEEDAPEMMELIRFIHKDPFWRAQITELEIPRKGDIRLHQQVGKQVIEFGDASDIEEKFKKINLFYEEILPKKGWNTYSRVNIKYKGQIVCE is encoded by the coding sequence ATGAAAATCAGATTTAGAAAAGGCTTTTTGTTATTTGTGCTCTTGCTGATTCTGGTGGTTTTCATCGGATTTATCGAGAAGAAAAGTGCGGGAAGAAGGCTTGCCGGAGTAGAAGTATATGTAAAAAGTGTGAGCGATGTGTATTTCGTGGACGAAAAGGATGTCCTCCAGACTTTGAAGGCTGAATTTCCCCTTTTGGAACAGGGAACGGCTCTGGCTGAGATCAACCTGTACAATATAGAAAGAAAGGTGGAAAGTCATCCATTTGTCAAAAAAGCGGAAGTATTCTCTGATCAGAAGGGTAATATCAAAGTGGAAATTGAACAGCACATACCGGTCGCCAGAATCAGTAGACCAAGGGCAGCAGATGGATATGTGTCCACAGAGGGAATCATCCTTCCCACTTCCAGTAAATATACCTCCAGGGTCTTGATTCTGTATGGAAATTATGCGGAAAGCTTATTGAATAAGCAAAATCTGGAGGAAGATGCTCCCGAAATGATGGAATTGATCCGGTTTATCCACAAGGATCCATTTTGGAGGGCACAGATCACAGAACTGGAAATACCCAGGAAAGGGGATATTAGACTCCATCAACAAGTAGGCAAGCAGGTGATCGAATTTGGGGATGCCAGTGATATAGAGGAGAAATTTAAAAAAATCAACCTCTTTTATGAGGAAATACTTCCCAAAAAAGGATGGAATACATACAGCAGAGTAAACATAAAATATAAAGGCCAGATTGTTTGTGAATAA
- the ftsZ gene encoding cell division protein FtsZ: protein MKDYQFDLPKNHKSIIKVIGVGGGGSNAVNHMYNMGIKDVEFVVVNTDAQALKSSPVPLKLQLGANLTEGLGAGANPEKGRSAALESKEDIRTLLSDNTKMVFITAGMGGGTGTGAAPVIAKIAKDMDILTVGIVTAPFVFEGRKKMQAAQQGIEALKESCDTVLVILNDKLREIYGNLAIRSAFAKADNVLTTAAKSIAEIITVHQDVNVDFEDVKTVMKDAGAAVMGSATEEGDGRAIRAAEKAIASPLLNNVDIKGAQKILLSIMSGEEDELSMDELSEITEYIQERAGDNADVIFGQGIDQELGKGIRVTVIATGFEMGKLSEVSPAKETETKIEQRSSTEEQESIKKVIDLESGKTSKVDEDALAGAGQTFTFTFQKPIFTPANEEKKSDDFNQPLIEERKAEAVNKLIDLEEEEAETSEFEFVPAASETKKVVFELPSEREERPVFPSEEKKEEAPAHYGNDYYEQLRQKAIQKAYERFERLKNLKSYNQSPEEFKEKLEVPAFVRKQVKLSDVQHSSERSISRFNLTDENEFLKNNRFLHDNVD from the coding sequence ATGAAAGATTACCAGTTCGATTTACCCAAGAACCACAAGTCAATTATCAAGGTGATTGGTGTGGGGGGAGGTGGTTCCAATGCCGTGAACCATATGTACAACATGGGCATCAAGGATGTAGAGTTTGTGGTTGTCAATACCGATGCCCAGGCATTGAAAAGCAGCCCGGTTCCTTTAAAGCTCCAGCTCGGTGCCAACCTTACTGAAGGTCTGGGTGCCGGCGCAAATCCTGAAAAAGGAAGAAGTGCGGCCCTCGAGAGCAAAGAAGATATTAGGACTTTATTGTCCGACAATACCAAAATGGTATTTATCACTGCCGGAATGGGAGGTGGTACCGGTACAGGTGCAGCTCCTGTGATTGCTAAAATTGCCAAGGATATGGATATCCTGACAGTGGGTATAGTGACTGCGCCATTTGTTTTCGAAGGAAGAAAGAAAATGCAAGCGGCCCAACAAGGAATTGAAGCCTTGAAGGAAAGCTGTGACACAGTATTGGTGATTTTGAACGACAAGTTGAGGGAAATTTATGGAAACCTGGCTATCCGTTCTGCTTTTGCCAAAGCTGATAATGTGTTGACTACAGCTGCAAAATCTATTGCCGAAATCATTACCGTACACCAGGATGTGAACGTGGATTTTGAAGATGTGAAGACGGTGATGAAGGATGCCGGTGCGGCTGTGATGGGTTCTGCCACGGAAGAAGGCGATGGAAGGGCTATCAGGGCAGCAGAGAAAGCCATTGCTTCTCCTTTGCTCAATAACGTAGATATCAAAGGCGCTCAGAAAATCCTGCTTTCCATCATGTCCGGGGAGGAAGATGAGTTGTCCATGGACGAACTGAGTGAAATCACTGAATATATCCAGGAAAGGGCCGGTGACAATGCAGATGTGATCTTCGGTCAGGGAATTGACCAGGAGCTCGGTAAAGGTATCCGGGTGACTGTAATTGCTACGGGTTTTGAAATGGGAAAGCTGAGTGAAGTAAGTCCGGCAAAAGAAACTGAAACAAAGATTGAACAAAGGTCTTCAACCGAAGAGCAGGAATCAATAAAAAAAGTGATTGACCTGGAATCAGGCAAGACTTCCAAAGTGGATGAGGACGCATTGGCAGGAGCAGGTCAGACTTTTACCTTCACTTTCCAGAAGCCTATTTTCACTCCTGCCAATGAAGAAAAAAAATCCGATGACTTTAACCAGCCGCTGATCGAAGAGAGAAAAGCTGAGGCTGTAAATAAATTAATCGACCTTGAAGAGGAAGAAGCGGAGACCAGCGAATTTGAGTTTGTACCTGCAGCTTCCGAAACCAAGAAAGTGGTTTTTGAACTTCCTTCCGAGAGAGAAGAGAGACCAGTATTCCCTTCAGAAGAGAAAAAAGAAGAAGCGCCTGCACATTATGGCAACGACTATTATGAGCAGTTGAGACAAAAAGCCATTCAGAAAGCTTATGAGCGTTTTGAGCGTCTCAAGAACCTAAAGTCTTACAACCAAAGCCCTGAAGAATTTAAGGAAAAATTGGAAGTCCCCGCTTTTGTCCGTAAGCAGGTCAAGCTTTCTGATGTGCAGCACAGCTCAGAAAGAAGCATTTCCAGGTTCAACCTGACAGATGAAAATGAGTTCTTGAAGAACAATAGGTTCTTGCATGACAATGTTGATTAA
- the ftsA gene encoding cell division protein FtsA: protein MENDKFIVGLDIGTTKICAVVGRKNEFGKLEVLGMGKAVSDGVIRGIVTNIDKTVNAIQKAVADASDMAEVDIANVIVGIAGQHIKSTVQHGSIIRKSNQDEITIEDVRRLANDMENIVVPPGNTIIHVMPQDYTVDYEDGIKDPVGMSGSKLEADFHIITAQTTAINNINRCVKRANLVSKDLILEPLASSLSVLSEEDKEAGVCLVDIGGGTTDIAIFYDNIIRHTAVIPLGGNIITSDIKEGCMVLHNQAELLKTKFGKAIAEEANPNEIVSIPGLRNRPPKEISIKNLAAIIQARMEEIIEHVQNELVASGHYKKLAGGIVLTGGGALLSGVAQLFEYMTGLDTRIGYPNEHLGKCKIDEIKSPMYATSVGLVLAGFKSFDEREETYRKRYEIEVVARPEQRLKTNELASNIFTKMRIKLKDIITSDIQEDNNY, encoded by the coding sequence ATGGAAAACGACAAATTTATTGTAGGACTTGACATTGGTACGACCAAAATCTGTGCGGTGGTTGGCCGCAAGAATGAATTTGGAAAACTTGAAGTTTTGGGTATGGGTAAGGCAGTTTCCGATGGGGTAATCCGCGGAATTGTCACCAATATAGACAAGACTGTCAATGCTATTCAAAAGGCTGTGGCAGATGCTTCAGATATGGCAGAAGTGGACATTGCCAATGTGATTGTGGGTATTGCAGGACAGCACATCAAAAGCACCGTACAGCATGGCTCTATCATCAGAAAGTCCAATCAAGATGAAATCACCATCGAAGATGTGAGACGTCTGGCCAATGATATGGAAAACATTGTCGTACCTCCGGGAAATACCATCATCCATGTCATGCCACAGGATTATACCGTAGACTATGAAGATGGCATCAAGGATCCCGTTGGAATGTCAGGATCTAAACTAGAGGCAGATTTCCATATCATCACTGCACAGACCACTGCCATCAATAATATCAACAGATGTGTTAAAAGGGCAAACCTGGTTTCCAAGGACCTTATACTTGAGCCTTTGGCAAGTTCCTTATCTGTCCTAAGTGAAGAAGACAAAGAAGCGGGCGTATGCCTTGTGGATATTGGGGGTGGCACAACGGATATCGCCATATTTTATGATAATATCATACGTCATACAGCAGTAATTCCTTTGGGGGGCAACATCATCACCTCCGATATCAAAGAAGGCTGCATGGTACTGCACAATCAGGCCGAGTTGCTTAAAACCAAGTTCGGTAAGGCCATTGCCGAAGAAGCCAACCCCAATGAAATCGTCTCCATACCTGGATTGAGAAATAGGCCGCCTAAAGAAATTTCCATCAAAAACCTCGCAGCCATCATTCAGGCAAGGATGGAAGAGATCATCGAGCATGTACAAAATGAACTGGTTGCCAGTGGTCACTATAAAAAATTAGCCGGAGGTATAGTCCTTACCGGCGGTGGTGCTTTGCTTTCAGGAGTAGCCCAGCTATTTGAATACATGACCGGGTTGGATACCCGTATCGGCTATCCCAATGAGCACTTGGGCAAGTGCAAGATTGATGAAATCAAGAGTCCAATGTATGCTACTTCGGTAGGATTGGTGCTTGCCGGATTCAAGTCCTTTGACGAAAGGGAAGAGACCTATAGAAAGCGTTATGAAATTGAGGTGGTTGCCAGACCGGAACAAAGGCTGAAGACCAATGAGCTGGCATCCAATATTTTCACCAAAATGAGGATAAAATTGAAGGATATCATCACCAGTGATATCCAGGAAGATAATAATTACTAG